AGCGGCTTCAGAAGTTAACATGGTGTGATAGATGACCCAGGGCTGCCTTCCGGTGCAGGAGAAAATCCACCCAAATTCTATCCCAATCATGGCTAAGGGACCCGTGGTTACAAATAGCCACTTCACTTTACGTGAAAATGGAGACTTCCTATATAAGATCTTCCATCCAAAACCGACAAAGCCTATAAATATAAGCAGCATCCCTATGCCCACCATGGCGTTGAACAGTACGTGTATATATAAGGGGGGCCAGTGCTCCTTCGGAAATTCATTTAGCCCTACGACAACTTCATCGAAGCGGTCACCTGCTAAAAAACTTAAGGCCCAAGGGATTTCGATACCGAACCTGACAGCCTCTTCATCAGGATCGGTGATTCCCCCAATGGTAAGCGGTGCGTAATCTTGGGTTTCAAAAAGGCCTTCAGCAGCGGCTAGTTTCTCTGGCTGGTACTGGTGCAGCATTTGAGCTGCCCCATGGCCATTCCACGCGGTCGCTAGAGAAAATATACCTCCAACGATCAGCCCCATCATCAACGCTTTTTGATGAAAGCGGTACTCTCTAGATTGAGGTCCGTCCGTTTTCAACATCTTGTACGCCGCTATAGACACAATAATAAAAGCACCTGTCATATAGGCAGAGGCCACGACGTGTGCTGCATTTGTGTAAAAACCGGGGTTAAAAAATGCCGCCCAAGGGTCCACATTCACGACTTCTCCTTCCTGTAAGGCAAAACCGGCTGGTGTGCCGGTAAAAGAGTGAACACTCGTGATTAATACAGCAGAAGCGGTCGCCCCTAGTAAGACGAAAAAAACACTCACAATCCGCATCATAGGTGATAAACGATCTGCCGCATATACATAAATAGACAAAAATAA
This portion of the Caldalkalibacillus salinus genome encodes:
- a CDS encoding cytochrome ubiquinol oxidase subunit I, encoding MSVEQFFSDSVLLARSTFGTTMAFHIIFATLGVSLPLMILISEIMYQRTKDPDYALMANRWIKGQAILLGVAIPSGTIAGVQLSLLWPGFMEIVGKVVALPFQIEIFAFFLEALFLSIYVYAADRLSPMMRIVSVFFVLLGATASAVLITSVHSFTGTPAGFALQEGEVVNVDPWAAFFNPGFYTNAAHVVASAYMTGAFIIVSIAAYKMLKTDGPQSREYRFHQKALMMGLIVGGIFSLATAWNGHGAAQMLHQYQPEKLAAAEGLFETQDYAPLTIGGITDPDEEAVRFGIEIPWALSFLAGDRFDEVVVGLNEFPKEHWPPLYIHVLFNAMVGIGMLLIFIGFVGFGWKILYRKSPFSRKVKWLFVTTGPLAMIGIEFGWIFSCTGRQPWVIYHTMLTSEAATRTAGLGPLFALFALVYVILGVITALVFKYYFGRKPLKKELMKQTIES